A region of Anopheles merus strain MAF chromosome 2R, AmerM5.1, whole genome shotgun sequence DNA encodes the following proteins:
- the LOC121603424 gene encoding IQ domain-containing protein N: MHIHPSSPNSSQSEDDAATKIQAGFRGYRVRKQMRGQGSGGKGAVIASGGMVVGAGAGSGSGTSSSGTVEDKSATKIQANVRGFLVRKKQKMATEAATKIQASFRGFKTRKELKSSTKKEK; this comes from the coding sequence ATGCATATTCATCCGAGCTCACCGAACTCCTCCCAGTCGGAAGATGATGCGGCCACGAAAATCCAGGCCGGATTCCGCGGGTACCGAGTGCGCAAGCAGATGCGCGGACAGGGCAGTGGGGGCAAGGGTGCCGTCATCGCGTCCGGCGGAATGGTGGTCGGTGCAGGCGCTGGCTCTGGTTCGGGCACGTCATCGTCCGGCACGGTGGAGGACAAATCGGCCACCAAAATACAGGCGAATGTGCGCGGCTTTCTGGTGCGTAAGAAGCAAAAGATGGCCACCGAGGCCGCGACCAAGATTCAGGCCAGCTTCCGCGGTTTCAAGACGAGAAAGGAGCTGAAATCATCTACCAAGAAGGAGAAATAG